The stretch of DNA GAAGAGAAACTTTTTAAAGTTGTCTGAGTTGCTGAGATCTTTGCTCCTTTATTGTTGTGTTTCTAGAATCAAGTGTCGCCCCACTTTGCTGGCTTGATTTTGTTTGGGTTTATAGAGACCGGGTCTTGCTATGAAGCTCTGGTCTCTaactcagagaccctcctgcttctgcctcccatgtgctggagtGCATGGACCAGCACACCTCAATCATCAAGTCATAGACACAAGCGCTTCATTTTTTCATGTTTATGAGTATTTTCGTCTGCATGGACATCTGTACACCAGAAGGCctcagttgtgagccgccatgtggatgctaggaactgaactcaggactttgagGAGAGCAGTGAGTACTCTCAAttactgaactatctctccagccccagacgaccacctttctttttcttctgtgtagccctggctgtcctggaacttgctctgtaggccaggctggccttgaactcagggatccaccggcctctgcctcctgagtgaaaCCACAACTGactaaagtaattttaaatatgtatcttTCTACATACGTCttagaaataacattttaaaaataacactcaGCTGGgcaacccagcacttgggaggcagaggcaggtaaatctctgtgagtttgaggctagcctggtctacggagctaTTCCAacacagtcagggctacacacagaaaaaccctatcttgaaaaaacaaaaattaaaaatcacactCCTGAGTTTAAGTCACAACTCAGAAAAGCAGTCCTGCTGTTAGCTAAGGAGGGTGGGATGGAGGCATTTCCAAGGTCTGACAGGAGTTGAAGTTGTCAGCTGACTCTTGCTAAACCCAGTGAGTGTCTCACAAATGACAGAAATGGCCCTTTAACAAGTGAGTGAGAGGTTAAAGAAAGCAGATGCAGTGTGGTAATGAGCAGATAAGGCCTTCCTGCCGCCTGCATGCTGAGGTAATGCACAGGCCCTCATAGTGTGCCACTGTGCAGACGGCCCTCCTCCTCCGGCAACTCTTTTTTAACCTTCCCTAACTTACTCTGCCGGGAGCCTCTACGCCATGCTCACACTGCTTCAGGAGGTAGAAAGAAACAACTTGTTACTTTACAGAACTCGGGGGAGAGCTGAGAACACAGATGCACTGCTCTGGGCAGGTTCTGTCAGTTTTCCCAAGCTCCACAATCAGTGAACTTGACTGAAAAGAGGGCTAGTCTCGGGAACTCCATATTCTCCCTTCAGACCTCTCACAGCACAGGGACAGCACTGCGTGTCCAGAAGGTATAGGATGAACACCAGTTGATGGGCCTAGGTACCTGGTGAGGTGGGTGCTAACTATGCTCCCACGAGGACGACCGTGTGGCTGCCACAATGAAGCATTTCCTCAGTGGCCACCCACAATCTAAGCCCACCCATCACCCAGGGCTTCACTGGGGTATGAAGCTCAGCTGTGAAAAACCACGAGGAATGCACCATGTAACCAGTGTCTTCTTACGTGATGGGTCATATGAGGTGAGCTAGGGACACGCTGTAGGACAGGCACCTGACGCCCTCACTTTACGTCACAACAGGGAAGGAGTGGAATGGTCACCGAAAAATCAGGACTTCCCAGAAAAGACCTCTTGCCCAGTTATCTTACTGCTAAGTTAGAAAATATGACAATTCTGccgggaggctcatgcctttaatcccagcactcgggaggcagagccaggaggatctctgtgagttcgaggccagcctgatctacagagcaagatccaggacaggcaccaaaactacacagagaaaccctgtatcgaaaacaaaaaacaaaaagccaaaaagaaaatatgacaatTCTAAAACCCATACAGTGGGTTTGTAACAGAGCAGGCCATTGAgacggctcagagggtaaaggtacttgctgcctaAGTCCAAAGCTCTATGGGACAGATataaagaagggaagagagaactgactctagttgtcctctgacctccaacatGTCCCCACCCCAAACCACGCgcgcacacagagagagagagagagagagagagagagagagagagtaataaaGTAATAATGACAAGATCAAACGAACAAAAGGCCAGTCCAGAATCCTGATTACCTGGAAGCCAATGGTCTGCAGTTCACTGTGGAGCCCATCCAGGACACGTCGCCCATCAAAAATAAAGGCTGGTTTCAGCATTTTTTTGTGAATCCGTTCATAATCCAGTTCCTGGGAAGACATACCAAATGAAGAACTAGaacacacatgtggacacactcagctGGAGCTGATGCTGGAATGCCTCTAGAATTTTccttaatgtaatttttgagacGTCACCTTAAACATGTCCCATTCGGTGCAGATAACCAGGGCATGGGCACCATCACATGCTTCATATGGATCCTTGGAAATGGTCACCAGTCTGGACACTATAAAAATAGCAACAATGACcaaagagaaatgagaaacaaGGTGTCTGAAGTTAAATGTATTTAACACTAGTCCTGAGAAGGCGTGTCTGACAGAAGTGAGTAACAGATGACTGAGTGGGAATGATGGGGAACCAGGAGCACCCCCAACTTTCTCCACAAGTATTTCCTGGGATCTCTAGGGCTTTGTGGAGGACACTGAGCTATAGCCCTGGTCCCTGCAGAAATGACTGGATTAGAACCCAGGTGATGACTTCCGATCGAAGATGAGGACGGACTTCCTAAGGTTTAATTTCTGAGCAATGAGGCTGAATACAGGGCCAACCCCTGACAATAAGCGACAGAAAATGCAGCTactaacagtttcagaggaaaAAACAGCTGTGTGCGCGTTTGTATCCAAAATGATTTACGGAACAGAGTCCTACCTTGGTCATCTGCTGAAACACCCGGATGAGAAAGATCCACGACTATTTGTTCCCTGGGTACTTTGGGGTCAtagatatggaggtgtgcaccttcaTCCATCAGATATTTGCTGATGTAGATACTGGAGGACTCTCTGAGGGAGAAAAGAGTCAGTGTTGCTGTAAATGACACAGTCTTGTTTGTCTGTTccagacacggtttctctgtgcggccctggctgtcctgaactccctccgtagaccaggctggcctcgaagttagaggtccacctgcctctgcctccagagtgctgggattaaaggtgggtgttACTACCACCACTCTGAATGACATATTCTAATATCAGGAAATTTAAGATATGGTGGTAAGTTCTAGTCAAACCTAAGTGTCGAGGATACaggtgcttttgtttgtttgtttttgtttttcaagacaggtttctctgtttaacagccctggctgtcctggaacttgctttgtagaccagactggccttgaactcacagagatctgcctgtgtctgcctcctaagtgctgagattaaaggcgtgcttcaCCACAACTggctaacacacatacacacatacacacacacatataccctggctggcctagtacTTGCTatataggccaggttggcctccaattcatagagatctgtccCTAACTATGGCTCCTTAGATTAATACTGTGAGTCACCAagcatatgtaaaattaaaaagaacaaaacaaaactttttttttaatgttttaaagagctgatacctggggctggagagatggctcagtggttaagagcactggctgctggacctgggttcaattctagcacccacatggcagctcacaactgtctgtaactccagctccagaggactgacaccatcacacagacatacacgcaggcaaaacaccaatgcacataaataaatcaatcttaaaaaaaaaaattaaaaaaagaactgataCCTGGTATCACCAGTGTCCTTTTTGAATGCAAACCCCAAGATAGCAATCTTCTTATCAGTCACTGTATTAAACAGGCTGTCTATGATCCTGGAAGCAAACCTCCTCCTCTGGTAGTCATTCATGTCTATGACCTGAAATTATATGTAGAACATACAATGTTAGCTTACAAAAGTGTAGTCTAGGCCATACATCTGGTTTTATAGTAAGTGCTGCTGTATAAATATATGGCTTACATATTCATACTTAACACTGTCATTTAGATTtaaatctgaaaattaaaaatccaCCAAttcccagatgtggtggcacacgcctttaatcccagcacttgcaggcagatctctgagttccaggccagcctggtctataaagcaagttccagcacagccagggctgcacagagaaccctgtcttgaaaaaacaaataataataaaaaacaaataacagtaataataaattcCACCAATTCCCTTCCTTCGAGCCTTTCTGAAAACGTTCATTTTCATTTGGCTTGGTCTGCGGTGAGTGAAGCTGGGGTGGATGAAAAGACAGGAACACAGCCAGGCTTGAATTCTGAAGGCACCTGAGATGCAGCCACAAAGCCAGCCTAAATGAGGCACTCCCCTCCAAGCTGGCTTCAACGCCCCAGAGAGAACAAGGAGGTAAGGAACCCGCTCTCCAAGCACTCCTCAAATGCTGCAACTCACCTTTCACCGAAACTCACCATCTCACCACGAGAAGAACATGGCTAGGAACAGATACCACACAGACGGAGAGCTGCTTCTGTGTCAACTGTGACACCACAAGTACTGGACAAGCTTTTCAGCCAAACATCCTAAGTAAAAGCTTCTAAGAGCATCTGCCGCATCTGCTAGATGAAGTGCTGATGCAGAGAGCATGGGGGAGCGAGGAGGCTATTTCAAAAGCTTTCAGGAACCATCTCAAGTTCTTGGCAGCTTGAAAAGGAGCCCAAAGTGTTGAGAAATCAGGACTTCATCTGCATTTTGTACATAATGAATGGCAAGATAAAGCCGCCTGCTAGGTTAAGTGAGATACACAGAgagtgagccatctctgcagactTGCTCCCGTAGCTATTGCTGAAATCTGAAACCATTTGGGAACGGTGCATACATATCCTGGCCGGTACCTTAGGCAAGTTATGTCATTTCTCAAAGGATCTTCTCTCATCTAAAAATGGGGGATCATGTTCGTGAAGAGGACTAAATGATGTTCTGCATGCCAAGTGCTCCCAAAGAGTATCCAGAATAAACAAGCGTTTGATAAGCCAGGAAGAGGTTCctgttttaactctgtgaaactgaaagaggggaaggaaagcGTCCACAGATGCAAACCACTTGAACATATTACAGTGTGGGCATTTCGCACCAAGTTccgggctagcctggactacacagtgagaccctgtctcttatgatggcgcatgcctgtaactctaacATTCAGGAGGCGGCAGAGGGAGTaggtgttcaaggtcattctcggctgcatagcaagttcaagaccagcctgtttaCATGAGACAGTTTCCAACACATACCTTCAAACATGAAGGATAATATTACTTCCTGACTCATTCTGGGCAAATTTAACTATAAATGGGAAGTACTGATGTATCAAAAATGCCCATCACAGTTGACTAGGAAAAAAGACTAACTGAAAACAGACATTCATTAAATAAACCTGAAATAAGTAAATTCAGTTCCTGGAACATTTCACCAAGGGAGCAGTGTTTATTAGAATCTAatcagggctgggcggtggtggcgcacgcctttaatcccagcacttgggaggcagagccaggcggatctctgtgagttcgaggccagcctggactaccaagtgagttccaggaaaggcgcaaagctacacagagaaaccctgtgtttttctcaaaaaaaagcggggaaaaaaaaaaaaaaaaaaaaaaaagaatctaatcAGAAGCCTTTGACTACAAAGATATATACCTGCTGCCAATAACGAGCTACTTCGGGCAGATTCAGGGCCTCACATAGGTAAACCAAATTCAGAACATCTTTTTGGAAGCAGCTCCCACCAAAAcctgaagggagaaaaaaaactgaCAATATTTTCAGGTAAGATCCAGAAACTAAATCCTGTAGCAAAACTTATACAACATCGGTGGCTTTTATTTAGATTTCAAGTAATAAAATTCAGATAGCAGAAAATTTTTGCAGTTACAcggtgagttcaagtccagcctgggctacatgagacccagtaCATCATTTCATTAAAGCTACATCtgacctttttccttttaaaagaatattgttgtgtgtgtgcatgtatgtatgtgcactatccccagaggttagaagagggatGGATGGTTTAGAGTGATCactgtgtgagtgctgagaacagacacgggTCATCCACAAGGACAGACGTTCTTaactctgagtcatttctccagcccccacttgaCCTTTCCTTACATTtatcttctatttcttctgtACCTATCTGGTATgattgcctctgtctcctacttTATTACAGAGTTAGGAAACTTTTAAAGTAAAGGGCCAGAGGGTAAATATTTCAGTCTTTGTGGGTCATACAATCTCTGCCACTGCAGCTCCATAGTAGGCAAAGACAAGGGACAGGCTGTGGGTGTGGGATGACTATATTCCACACTATATTGGACTCATGTACCACAAGCTGTGGGCTGGATTTGGGCCAAGGTGTGGATCTGGGCCATAATTCAGGCTGCAGTAGGAAGGTAGGGACTTCAGTGTCAGAATCATCTGGCCTCAGCACTGTAGGATTCTGAGCAAGGTTCAAAACTTTCCTTGAATCTGAATACTgtctaaagacaaaaatcaaagcacCTCCTTATTAGGTCATAAACAGCAAAAATGCCAAGTGTAGTTTCGAACATCTGTGATTCTGGCTcaggggaggtagaggcaggaggattgggagtttgaggccaaccttgactatatagcaagtttaAAGCAAGCCTGGGCTGTATGAAACTCTGTCTTTAAAGGAGATAAAGTATTGCTATAGAACATGACACATGCTATGTCTTATGTAAAtattagctatttttattttagttagagAAAACATCAAAAAGGGCAGAGAAAACAGTACTGGAAAGTGACATTTAGCCTCAGAAATActagctctgtgtgtgtacacacacacacacacacacacacacacacacacacacacacacacacacgagcgtgcatgctaagcaagcactctaacacTGTCCTAATcccctttatatattttttattatgagacagggcttcactaaGTTGTGTTCTACACAGTATTTTTAGTGCTAAAATACAGCGTAACTACCACAAATACTGAGAACTGACTACAGGGCTGGTATAAAGTTGGATTCAAAGATTGGGCAAATATGCTgtggccaggcgtggtggcacatgcctgtaatctcaactacCTCGGAGACTGATGTAGAAGCACAGAAGACTcacagcctgcctgggctacagaacaagttcaaagGCACCCTGGACAACTTATGTAACAgcagctagcctcaaactcctgatcctcctgcctctgcttcctaagggGAAGGATAAGCATGCCCATTTCACTTAATCTCTACAACCTATGGGAAGGTACTATGTGGAAGTCCGTTcatatttggaggtcagaggtcaacttgagGGAGTCTGTTCCCCCCTTTTACCATGTGAGTTCAAAcaaagtcaccaggcttgggGACAGGTGCCCCTTACTCAATGAGACATCTTACAGGccctttaagatttgttttatgtgtttgaatgttttgtctacatgtatgcatgtgtaccatgtaAGTCATAAGAGAGCTTaggatgccctggaactcaagTAACAGATGACtgagtcaccacgtgggtgctgggaattgaactctggtcctccgcaagagcagccagtgctcttaaccatcagccatctctccagcccctctagaatctttttttttaaaaaaaggatattaagttacaaacaaaaacaaaaatcttctatAAAGCTGGAAGCTTTagtaacctattttttttttttccagagctgaggaccgaacccagggctaccactgagctaaatgccCATAACCTATTTTATGTAGAGAAAAACTGTATTTACCGACGCTGGCTTTGAGGAACTTATTTCCAATCCTTTGGTCCATGCCAATAGCTGTGGCTACCTCTTCCACATCGGCTCCCGTTGCTTCACACAGAGCACTTATGGAGTTAATGCTGCTGATCCTCTGGGCaagaaaggcatttgctgcctttaaataaagagaaatgagaGAAGACAATGAGCAGAAAAGCAATTTCATGTGCCAGTGTATATATATTCAGGTGATGCAAATTACTGAGCAGGCATAAGAGAGATTGATGGGCTCACTTTGAGGAGACAGTGAAGACTGATTAGAAAAGACAAGTCAAAAAGATTAAACTGCAGTGGCAGAGAACCTGACTAACAGGTGAGGCCtcaggtttaatccccagcactgaaagacataaagcaaaataaatattttagtgtagtgtgtgtgagtgtgagtatgagagagagagagagagagagagagagagagagagagagagagagagagagagtgtgtgtgtgtgtgtgtgtgtgtgtgtgtgtgtggtgatccCTCCTCAcagtcaggaaactgaggcaggatgtGAATTTGACACTGGCCTGAGTAACACGGAATACACTGCCTAAACACAGTAACAGATTTAAGGAAGAGCTGCAAGCTTCGCACTAACCAGTTTGGAAAGCTCTGAGGACCAAGTGTTGGTGGTGAGGATCTTTTCCTTGGGAACCCAGTGCTCATACACAGCACACAGCGCCCGGACAGCTTTCTGGCCCTCTGGGGTTTCATCCCCTCCAATCAGGACTCTGTCTGGGTTTTTTAGGTCCTTGATGGCTGTCCCCTCTGCCAAGAACTCAGGATTGGACAGTACCTAGAAGAGTGATATGAAGGAAAGTTTTAGGTTAGCATGAATTGGGGGTAACTTTAAAGCATCAGTCTTGACCTAAGAAGAATCAGATTCtagtgctttctttcttcctacctGTAGATTCAAGTTGGGCTTTGTGTTGGCGTCAAATATCCGGCGGATGCTTTCTGCTGCCCGCACGGGGACGGTGCTTTTCTCCGTCACGATTTTGTAGCCATTGGAGTTCTGCACAATGCGTCGGGCACACGCTTCAATGTACTTCAGGTCTGCTGCCCGGCCTTTCCCCATGCCGTAGGTTTTTGTTGGTGTGTTCACCTAGTGAAAGCATTTGGGATGGAGAACACAGCGCCTGTGAAGACTGTGCAGTGTTTTCAAGACAGTGCCCAGACAATCAGTTCACCAATCAACTGTGGGCATGGTCTTAACTCTCACAGAACAACTCAACGCATTTTACAGATACAAGCCCGGAAAAGAAACAACTGGAAACATCCAGAGAACTCTTTTGTGGAGAAGCTACCTTACGTGTATGATAATACGAGGGCAGACCGGCAGGTTCCCAGCGAAGGCCAGGAGACAAAAATAGATGAATTCAGAGGTCCTTACTAAAGCAGTGCCTTTGTCTATCATGTGCAATATATTACcatggcctttttaaaaaataattttattttacgtgtatgttGTCTATGGGTATGTACATGAACCATGTGCCTGCCCAGTGCCCATGGCggtcagaagaggttgttggatcctgaacctggagttacaaacatttgtaggctgccatgtgggtgctgggaattgaactcaggtcctttggaagagcagccctgcttaccagctaagccatctctgcagcccctattagagtatttaaaaagaaattttagggctggagagatgactc from Peromyscus eremicus chromosome 10, PerEre_H2_v1, whole genome shotgun sequence encodes:
- the Ugdh gene encoding UDP-glucose 6-dehydrogenase, whose amino-acid sequence is MVEIKKICCIGAGYVGGPTCSVIAHMCPEIRVTVVDVNESRINAWNSPTLPIYEPGLKEVVESCRGKNLFFSTNIDEAIREADLVFISVNTPTKTYGMGKGRAADLKYIEACARRIVQNSNGYKIVTEKSTVPVRAAESIRRIFDANTKPNLNLQVLSNPEFLAEGTAIKDLKNPDRVLIGGDETPEGQKAVRALCAVYEHWVPKEKILTTNTWSSELSKLAANAFLAQRISSINSISALCEATGADVEEVATAIGMDQRIGNKFLKASVGFGGSCFQKDVLNLVYLCEALNLPEVARYWQQVIDMNDYQRRRFASRIIDSLFNTVTDKKIAILGFAFKKDTGDTRESSSIYISKYLMDEGAHLHIYDPKVPREQIVVDLSHPGVSADDQVSRLVTISKDPYEACDGAHALVICTEWDMFKELDYERIHKKMLKPAFIFDGRRVLDGLHSELQTIGFQIETIGKKVSSKRIPYTPGEIPKFSLQDPPNKKPKV